In Archangium violaceum, the following are encoded in one genomic region:
- a CDS encoding PEGA domain-containing protein has protein sequence MHLKTPLALSLALLLGAAPSVSEAAAPGGAAASSRKSKKTPPAEQSTPAPEPTPAPAETPVEAPEQAQAPQNPPAEPSEPAPAPQEQQLPPPAWAGRVAVLAVPADRGTTETASRIETDLRGALGAWPDVQLVDFAPLFPPPPPISLKQGDALFDEGKGLYDNLDTEAAAKKFSEAAAFYRRYAVDTKPERLARVHIFLGASRMLNGDAAGAQESFTQALLASPTVQPETEFFGQDVHEAFNAAKVGLSRQPRGALAIDSLPAGAQVLLHGESVGTTPLKDVELAPGAHQVVLTLPGHLPFGTFQVVESSKRAELRPTLEPTPSLSAVQDLAVNASRSPTLVTDKLPPEVSQLGERLGARYVVLAVVKQEREGLVTALHAWDLQLANRLHGVVLKPGEARGQEAVARVHDFVTGKQVLPSSRLPIAIALPPVVKKPWFWATVGGVAAATTASILLATQPQPKLLGPRLGNPGAGW, from the coding sequence GTGCATCTGAAGACCCCCCTCGCCCTCTCGCTGGCGCTCCTGCTGGGTGCCGCCCCTAGTGTGTCGGAGGCAGCCGCCCCTGGTGGCGCTGCCGCTTCGTCCCGCAAGTCGAAGAAGACACCGCCCGCCGAGCAGAGCACCCCCGCTCCGGAGCCCACGCCCGCCCCGGCCGAGACTCCGGTGGAGGCTCCCGAGCAGGCCCAGGCGCCCCAGAACCCCCCGGCCGAGCCCTCCGAGCCCGCCCCCGCGCCCCAGGAGCAGCAGCTCCCGCCCCCCGCCTGGGCCGGCCGTGTCGCGGTGCTGGCCGTCCCCGCGGACCGGGGCACCACCGAGACCGCCTCCCGCATCGAGACCGACCTGCGCGGCGCGCTCGGCGCCTGGCCGGACGTGCAGCTGGTGGACTTCGCGCCCCTCTTCCCGCCCCCGCCGCCCATCTCCCTCAAGCAGGGGGATGCCCTCTTCGACGAGGGCAAGGGCCTCTACGACAACCTCGACACGGAGGCCGCGGCGAAGAAGTTCTCCGAGGCGGCCGCCTTCTACCGGCGATACGCGGTGGACACGAAGCCGGAGCGGCTGGCTCGCGTCCACATCTTCCTGGGCGCCTCGCGGATGCTCAACGGGGACGCCGCCGGGGCCCAGGAGTCCTTCACCCAGGCGCTGCTCGCCTCCCCCACCGTCCAGCCCGAGACCGAGTTCTTCGGTCAGGACGTGCACGAGGCCTTCAACGCCGCGAAGGTGGGCCTCTCGCGCCAGCCGCGGGGCGCGCTCGCCATCGACTCCCTCCCGGCGGGCGCGCAGGTACTGCTGCACGGAGAGAGCGTGGGCACCACGCCGCTGAAGGACGTGGAGCTCGCGCCCGGCGCGCACCAGGTCGTGCTCACCCTCCCCGGTCATCTGCCCTTCGGCACCTTCCAGGTGGTGGAGTCCTCCAAGCGCGCCGAGCTGCGGCCCACGCTGGAGCCCACGCCCAGCCTGTCCGCGGTGCAGGATCTCGCCGTCAACGCGTCCAGGTCTCCGACGCTCGTCACCGACAAGCTCCCGCCCGAGGTGTCACAGCTCGGCGAGCGGCTCGGCGCCCGCTATGTGGTGCTCGCGGTGGTGAAGCAGGAGCGCGAGGGGCTCGTGACCGCGCTGCACGCGTGGGACCTCCAGCTCGCCAACCGCCTGCACGGCGTGGTGCTGAAGCCCGGAGAGGCCCGCGGCCAGGAGGCCGTGGCCCGGGTGCATGACTTCGTCACGGGCAAGCAGGTGCTGCCCTCCTCCCGGCTGCCCATCGCGATCGCACTGCCGCCCGTCGTGAAGAAGCCCTGGTTCTGGGCCACGGTGGGTGGAGTGGCCGCGGCCACCACCGCGAGCATCCTCCTGGCCACCCAACCCCAGCCCAAGCTGCTGGGACCACGGCTGGGGAACCCCGGCGCCGGTTGGTAG
- a CDS encoding DNA gyrase/topoisomerase IV subunit B, with protein MATTKKTTYTGADIQVLEGLEPVRKRPAMYIGGTDATGYHHLLWEILDNSVDEVINGYASTVEVTLHKDGRTITVVDDGRGIPIDIMPKFKKPAVEIILTTLHAGGKFEQGNYIHSGGLHGVGSSVVNALARKLVVEIKRDGKRHVQTYSKGKPTSPLKAEGPARGTGTSTTFEPDPEIFGEKLRFDAKLIRERLEAKSYLHKGMTVVWKDDTATPPVKEEFKHDGGIAEYLTKVVAERGKPVVPSGSTAIFYHSRDNGVRLEAALVWTEATDEHIRSYVNGIPTPLGGTHEGGLRGAVVKAVRNYIETHDLSFKGVTLTAEDIREGMTAILSTYVVEPQFQGQTKGRLNNPETTAQVDSVIRPALEKWLNDNKSIAEAVVARIVLAARAREASRAASQAISRKTAVSHRLNLPGKLADCSSTEPGTSELFLVEGDSAGGSAKQGRDRRTQAVLPLRGKVLNAEQASTDKVVGNKELTDIVSALGCGIGSDFDITKLRYGRVFLMMDADSDGNHIATLLLTFFYRHLRPLIEQGHIYLAQPPLFRVDIGKETYWALDEVHRDQIIREKVKGNAKPSVMRFKGLGEMTPDELKETTLDPKKRQSLQVTIDNPLLTDQVINDLMGRDVSARFKFIMESANEVEELDV; from the coding sequence ATGGCGACGACCAAGAAGACGACCTACACGGGCGCGGACATCCAGGTCCTCGAGGGCCTGGAGCCGGTCCGCAAGCGCCCGGCGATGTACATCGGTGGCACCGACGCTACGGGCTACCACCACCTGCTGTGGGAGATCCTCGACAACTCGGTGGACGAGGTCATCAACGGCTATGCGTCCACCGTGGAGGTCACCCTCCACAAGGACGGCCGTACCATCACGGTGGTGGACGATGGGCGAGGCATCCCCATCGACATCATGCCCAAGTTCAAGAAGCCGGCGGTGGAGATCATCCTCACCACGCTTCACGCGGGCGGTAAGTTCGAGCAGGGCAACTACATCCACTCGGGCGGTCTGCACGGCGTGGGCAGCTCGGTGGTGAACGCGCTCGCCCGCAAGCTGGTGGTGGAGATCAAGCGCGACGGCAAGCGCCACGTGCAGACGTACAGCAAGGGCAAGCCCACCAGCCCGCTCAAGGCGGAGGGTCCGGCGCGTGGCACCGGCACCTCCACGACCTTCGAGCCGGATCCGGAGATCTTCGGCGAGAAGCTGAGGTTCGACGCGAAGCTCATCCGCGAGCGGCTCGAGGCGAAGAGCTACCTCCACAAGGGCATGACGGTCGTCTGGAAGGACGACACGGCCACCCCGCCCGTGAAGGAGGAGTTCAAGCACGATGGTGGCATCGCCGAGTACCTGACCAAGGTGGTGGCCGAGCGCGGCAAGCCGGTGGTGCCGTCAGGCAGCACGGCCATCTTCTACCACTCGCGTGACAACGGGGTGCGCCTGGAGGCCGCGCTGGTGTGGACGGAGGCCACGGACGAGCACATCCGCTCGTACGTCAACGGCATCCCCACGCCGCTGGGCGGCACGCACGAGGGGGGTCTGCGTGGCGCGGTGGTGAAGGCCGTGCGCAACTACATCGAGACGCACGACCTCTCCTTCAAGGGCGTCACGCTCACCGCGGAGGACATCCGCGAGGGCATGACGGCCATCCTCTCCACGTACGTGGTGGAGCCGCAGTTCCAGGGCCAGACGAAGGGGCGCCTCAACAACCCGGAGACCACGGCCCAGGTGGACAGCGTCATCCGCCCCGCGCTGGAGAAGTGGCTCAACGACAACAAGTCCATCGCCGAGGCGGTGGTGGCCCGCATCGTGCTGGCCGCCCGTGCCCGCGAGGCCAGCCGTGCCGCCTCGCAGGCCATCAGCCGCAAGACGGCCGTCAGCCACCGGCTCAACCTGCCGGGCAAGCTGGCGGACTGCTCCTCCACGGAGCCGGGCACCAGCGAGCTCTTCCTCGTCGAGGGTGACTCCGCAGGTGGCAGCGCCAAGCAGGGCCGGGACCGGCGCACCCAGGCCGTCCTCCCGCTGCGCGGCAAGGTGCTCAACGCCGAGCAGGCCTCCACCGACAAGGTGGTGGGCAACAAGGAGCTCACGGACATCGTCAGCGCCCTGGGCTGCGGCATCGGCAGCGACTTCGACATCACCAAGCTGCGCTACGGCCGCGTCTTCCTGATGATGGACGCCGACAGCGACGGCAACCACATCGCCACGCTGCTGCTCACCTTCTTCTACCGGCACCTGCGCCCGCTCATCGAGCAGGGGCACATCTACCTCGCCCAGCCGCCCCTCTTCCGGGTGGACATCGGCAAGGAGACGTACTGGGCGCTCGACGAGGTCCACCGCGATCAGATCATCCGCGAGAAGGTCAAGGGCAACGCCAAGCCCAGCGTCATGCGCTTCAAGGGTCTGGGTGAGATGACGCCGGACGAGCTGAAGGAGACCACGCTCGATCCGAAGAAGCGTCAGAGCCTGCAGGTGACCATCGACAACCCGCTGCTCACCGACCAGGTCATCAACGACCTGATGGGCCGGGACGTCAGCGCGCGCTTCAAGTTCATCATGGAGAGCGCCAACGAGGTCGAGGAGCTGGACGTGTAG
- a CDS encoding DNA gyrase/topoisomerase IV subunit A, producing the protein MLAEAENKTRKKQGASGGGGGDGAPAAAGGGGGATPAGLAEEARRRYLNYALSVITSRALPDVRDGLKPVQRRILYGMWNDLSLSHDAKYKKCAQVVGAIMGPYHPHGDTAIYDALVRMAQDFSLRYPLVDGHGNFGSLDGDAAAAYRYTECRLEKLADELLNELGQKTVDFRPNYDGTRQEPIVLPSRVPHLLMNGTTGIAVGMATNIPPHHLGELCDALTALVDDNSLTTKQLLKWVKGPDFPTGGEILNSQKELQEIYETGQGGVRLRGEYELEELKRGGQQIIITSIPYTVNKSTLVAKIGEIVRERKLPLVVDVRDESTKDVRIVMELKKEASPELVMAYIYKNTPLQTNFNVNLTCLVPNPENPEVGTPKRLGLKEILQYFLDFRLQVIKRRIQYQLDELKKRVHILEGFEKVYDALDEMIRIIRASEGKQDAAKKLIARFKLDELQVDAILEMKLYKLARLEILVVQNELKEKRKQIKELEALLKSNQRLWGTVKDELAEVKAAYGTGKRRTKVSFRGAEEMTFDAEALIADEDAHVVLTRDGWIKRVREVKDPNSTRLREGDAVMTVLAGSLKANLVLFSNFGTAYVTRFNDVPASTGYGDPVQKLFKFDDGERVVAALSLDSRLWRPEKLLGVTKQGMGMRFPLAPHLEISTRAGRRYAKTGEGDEIVGVQPVEDKDLVGVLTERTSVLVCKVAEINELAGPGKGVTVIKVEDGDRVVDFQVVPHGNKEAGITFETQKGRKLTLHAGRHEVTGRGGKGHEMSRKDAVKEVLHAPLFVPLPEQKKD; encoded by the coding sequence ATGCTCGCAGAAGCCGAAAACAAGACGCGGAAGAAGCAGGGGGCCTCGGGCGGCGGGGGCGGCGATGGTGCGCCCGCGGCCGCGGGGGGGGGCGGTGGCGCCACTCCCGCCGGGCTCGCCGAGGAGGCCCGTCGGCGCTACCTCAACTACGCCCTGTCGGTCATCACCTCGCGCGCCCTCCCGGACGTGCGCGACGGCCTCAAGCCCGTGCAGCGCCGCATCCTGTACGGCATGTGGAATGACCTGAGCCTCTCGCACGACGCGAAGTACAAGAAGTGCGCCCAGGTCGTCGGCGCCATCATGGGCCCCTACCACCCGCACGGCGACACCGCCATCTACGACGCCCTCGTGCGCATGGCCCAGGACTTCTCCCTGCGCTACCCGCTCGTGGACGGCCACGGCAACTTCGGCTCGCTCGATGGCGACGCCGCCGCCGCCTACCGTTACACCGAGTGCCGCCTGGAGAAGCTCGCCGACGAGCTCCTCAACGAGCTGGGCCAGAAGACCGTCGACTTCCGGCCCAACTACGATGGCACCCGCCAGGAACCCATCGTCCTGCCCTCGCGCGTTCCTCACCTGCTGATGAACGGCACCACGGGCATCGCCGTGGGCATGGCCACCAACATCCCGCCCCACCACCTGGGCGAGCTGTGCGACGCGCTCACCGCGCTCGTGGATGACAACAGCCTCACCACCAAGCAGCTGCTCAAGTGGGTCAAGGGCCCGGACTTCCCCACCGGCGGAGAGATCCTCAACTCCCAGAAGGAGCTGCAGGAGATCTACGAGACCGGCCAGGGCGGTGTGCGTCTGCGCGGCGAGTACGAGCTCGAGGAGCTCAAGCGCGGCGGCCAGCAGATCATCATCACGTCCATCCCCTACACGGTGAACAAGTCCACCCTGGTGGCGAAGATCGGCGAGATCGTCCGGGAGCGGAAGCTGCCGCTCGTGGTCGACGTGCGCGACGAGTCCACCAAGGACGTGCGCATCGTGATGGAGCTCAAGAAGGAGGCCAGCCCCGAGCTGGTGATGGCGTACATCTACAAGAACACGCCCCTCCAGACGAACTTCAACGTCAACCTCACGTGCCTGGTGCCCAACCCGGAGAACCCCGAGGTCGGCACGCCCAAGCGGCTGGGGCTCAAGGAGATCCTCCAGTACTTCCTGGACTTCCGTCTCCAGGTCATCAAGCGCCGCATCCAGTACCAGCTCGACGAGCTCAAGAAGCGCGTCCACATCCTCGAGGGCTTCGAGAAGGTCTACGACGCCCTGGACGAGATGATCCGCATCATCCGCGCCTCCGAGGGCAAGCAGGACGCCGCCAAGAAGCTGATTGCCCGCTTCAAGCTGGATGAGCTCCAGGTGGACGCCATCCTGGAGATGAAGCTCTACAAGCTGGCCCGCCTGGAAATCCTGGTGGTCCAGAACGAGCTCAAGGAGAAGCGCAAGCAGATCAAGGAGCTGGAGGCGCTGCTCAAGAGCAACCAGCGCCTGTGGGGCACGGTGAAGGACGAGCTGGCCGAGGTGAAGGCCGCCTACGGCACCGGCAAGCGCCGGACCAAGGTGAGCTTCCGCGGCGCCGAGGAGATGACCTTCGACGCCGAGGCCCTCATCGCCGACGAGGACGCCCACGTCGTCCTCACCCGCGACGGGTGGATCAAGCGCGTGCGCGAGGTGAAGGATCCCAACTCCACCCGTCTGCGCGAGGGTGACGCGGTGATGACGGTGCTCGCCGGCAGCCTCAAGGCGAACCTCGTCCTCTTCAGCAACTTCGGCACCGCCTACGTCACCCGCTTCAACGACGTGCCGGCCTCCACCGGCTACGGCGATCCGGTGCAGAAGCTGTTCAAGTTCGACGACGGCGAGCGCGTGGTCGCGGCGCTGTCGCTCGACAGCCGCCTGTGGCGCCCGGAGAAGCTGCTGGGTGTCACGAAGCAGGGCATGGGCATGCGCTTCCCGCTGGCCCCGCACCTGGAGATCTCCACCCGCGCCGGCCGCCGCTACGCCAAGACGGGCGAGGGCGATGAGATCGTCGGTGTGCAGCCGGTGGAGGACAAGGACCTGGTGGGCGTGCTCACCGAGCGCACCAGCGTGCTGGTGTGCAAGGTGGCGGAGATCAACGAGCTGGCCGGCCCTGGCAAGGGTGTCACCGTCATCAAGGTGGAGGACGGAGACCGGGTGGTGGACTTCCAGGTCGTCCCCCACGGCAACAAGGAGGCGGGGATCACCTTCGAGACGCAGAAGGGCCGCAAGCTCACCCTGCACGCGGGCCGTCACGAGGTGACGGGCCGTGGTGGCAAGGGCCACGAGATGTCGCGCAAGGACGCGGTGAAGGAGGTGCTGCACGCACCCCTCTTCGTCCCGCTGCCGGAGCAGAAGAAGGACTAG
- a CDS encoding MBL fold metallo-hydrolase has translation MQSLYVRQLKLGPMDNFVYLVGPKDSPEVLVVDPAWDVPAIEKALEQDGKRLVGAFVSHCHGDHTNGLPELLSRHDVPVYAQRAEVDFSEDLRKLAGGAMRPLGPGDALTVGGRGFQALHTPGHTPGSHCLLAQDALVSGDTVFINGCGRCDMRGGDPEAMYRSLSQVLLKVPDSTRLFPGHDYADVPVAAMSDVRQHNPYFAFPDVASFVAYRMRPRR, from the coding sequence ATGCAATCCCTGTACGTGCGCCAGTTGAAGCTCGGGCCGATGGACAACTTCGTCTACCTGGTGGGCCCCAAGGACTCGCCGGAGGTGTTGGTCGTGGACCCGGCGTGGGACGTGCCCGCCATCGAGAAGGCCCTCGAGCAGGATGGCAAGCGCCTGGTGGGCGCCTTCGTCTCGCACTGCCACGGCGACCACACCAACGGGCTGCCGGAATTGCTCTCGCGTCACGACGTGCCGGTGTACGCGCAGCGCGCCGAGGTCGACTTCTCGGAGGACCTGCGCAAGCTGGCGGGAGGCGCGATGCGACCCCTGGGCCCGGGGGATGCCCTCACGGTGGGCGGACGCGGCTTCCAGGCGTTGCACACCCCGGGGCACACGCCGGGCTCGCACTGCCTGCTGGCGCAGGACGCGCTGGTGTCGGGCGACACCGTCTTCATCAACGGCTGCGGGCGGTGCGACATGCGCGGAGGCGACCCGGAGGCGATGTACCGCTCGCTGTCGCAGGTGCTGCTGAAGGTGCCGGACAGCACGCGGCTCTTCCCCGGGCACGACTACGCGGACGTGCCGGTGGCGGCCATGAGCGACGTGCGCCAGCACAACCCGTACTTCGCCTTCCCGGACGTGGCCTCCTTCGTGGCCTACCGGATGCGTCCGAGGCGCTGA
- a CDS encoding M50 family metallopeptidase produces the protein MQTSSGAKLDFGRVALLLVLLGTGWYFWDSPALWPLKLLVVMMHESGHALATLLTGGAVDRITLAANESGACLSRLPSGMMAQVAVYSAGYVGSALAGAFLLLATFRFRLRRLVLGAACLWLAVMGVLYAGDSFTLAFCLGTALVLALAAKYLPDGGVDMLNLFLAAFTALYVAFDLRSDLLHGAVGSASDATLLAHLTPVPSWAWAALWSFVSLALLGLFARWSLRAAPPENMGYGPQRLGRIR, from the coding sequence ATGCAGACCTCGAGCGGCGCAAAGCTGGATTTCGGCCGGGTGGCCCTTCTCCTCGTGCTCCTGGGCACGGGCTGGTACTTCTGGGACTCGCCCGCCCTGTGGCCCCTGAAGCTGCTGGTGGTGATGATGCACGAGAGCGGTCACGCACTCGCCACCCTGCTCACCGGGGGCGCCGTGGACCGCATCACCCTCGCCGCCAATGAGTCCGGAGCCTGTCTGTCCCGGCTGCCCTCCGGGATGATGGCCCAGGTGGCCGTCTACTCCGCCGGCTATGTGGGCAGCGCGCTCGCTGGGGCCTTCCTGCTGCTGGCCACCTTCCGCTTCCGGCTGCGCCGCCTCGTGCTCGGCGCGGCGTGCCTGTGGCTCGCGGTGATGGGCGTCCTCTACGCCGGCGACAGCTTCACCCTGGCCTTCTGCCTGGGCACCGCGCTCGTGCTGGCGCTCGCGGCGAAGTACCTCCCGGACGGCGGCGTGGACATGCTCAACCTCTTCCTCGCCGCCTTCACCGCGCTCTACGTGGCCTTCGATCTGCGCTCGGACCTGTTGCACGGCGCCGTGGGCTCCGCCAGCGACGCGACCCTGCTCGCCCACCTCACCCCCGTGCCTTCCTGGGCCTGGGCCGCGCTCTGGTCTTTCGTCTCGCTCGCGCTGCTGGGCCTCTTCGCCCGCTGGTCGCTGCGCGCCGCGCCCCCGGAGAACATGGGCTACGGGCCTCAGCGCCTCGGACGCATCCGGTAG
- a CDS encoding S46 family peptidase translates to MKKTLLLLSLVAAPALAGEGKWTPQQVLELDPAWLKAQGLQVSPKRLWDPKRGTGLLAGAVNVGGCTGAFIAESGLVITNHHCAFSIIQEHSTPQRDLLTQGFLAKGREEELPGKGARVQVPRSFTDVTKEMLAAVPEGADDLSRQKSLERKDKELVAACEKRPATRCKVASFDGGLRYVLIDSVELADVRLVYAPPRAVGEYGGEVDNWMWPRHTGDFAIIRAYVAPDGSAAQYNAQNVPYKAEFFFPLATEGVKPDDFVMVLGYPGTTFRALLADEMAERQARYYPRLIDVYGELIRILEEEGAKDPAGKIAVASNLKSMHNRYKNAGGQLAGLKRGSLVEKQRAAEAAVVAWAEKRKESAGALKARTELLAQQAEKAKTFEREFLLDVLKASVKGPSLAVTLVRLSQERAKPDLERKPEFMDRELPRLKDRLEREQKNFFAPADKRMFLALVRRAQTLGESERIAAVDKLFGRTYAEKEVSAKIDALYTASKVLDLTERQKMSGETEAQLRARKDPLLDFGFDLAAEVVALDELRDRRAGASARLFPEWRRAVLAQAGKPVAPDANSTLRVTFAKVKGYSPRDGAFYTPQTTLAGVMEKHTGEEPFDVPDKVAAAAEAKRYGPWVDARLKDVPVNFLADADTTGGNSGSPTVNGKGQLVGVNFDRVWENVSNDFGYNPDVARNVNVDVRYVLWLLDQVEDADALLRELGIRKGPKAQERR, encoded by the coding sequence ATGAAGAAGACGCTCCTGCTCCTCTCGCTCGTGGCTGCCCCGGCGCTGGCCGGGGAGGGAAAGTGGACCCCTCAGCAGGTCCTCGAGCTCGACCCGGCGTGGTTGAAGGCCCAGGGTCTCCAGGTATCGCCGAAGCGGCTGTGGGATCCCAAGCGGGGCACCGGCCTGCTGGCGGGCGCGGTGAACGTGGGCGGCTGCACGGGCGCCTTCATCGCCGAATCGGGCCTGGTCATCACCAACCACCACTGTGCCTTCTCCATCATCCAGGAGCACAGCACGCCGCAGCGCGACCTCCTCACCCAGGGCTTCCTGGCGAAGGGCCGCGAGGAGGAGCTGCCGGGCAAGGGCGCGCGCGTGCAGGTGCCGCGCAGCTTCACGGACGTGACGAAGGAGATGCTGGCGGCGGTGCCGGAGGGGGCGGATGACCTCTCGCGGCAGAAGTCGCTGGAGCGCAAGGACAAGGAGCTGGTCGCCGCGTGCGAGAAGCGCCCGGCCACGCGCTGCAAGGTGGCCAGCTTCGACGGCGGGCTGCGGTACGTGCTGATCGACTCGGTGGAGCTGGCGGACGTGCGGCTGGTGTACGCGCCGCCGCGCGCGGTGGGCGAGTACGGCGGAGAGGTGGACAACTGGATGTGGCCGCGTCACACCGGTGACTTCGCCATCATCCGCGCGTACGTGGCGCCGGACGGCTCGGCGGCGCAGTACAACGCCCAGAACGTGCCCTACAAGGCGGAGTTCTTCTTCCCGCTGGCCACCGAGGGCGTGAAGCCGGATGACTTCGTGATGGTGCTGGGCTACCCCGGGACCACCTTCCGCGCGCTGCTGGCGGATGAGATGGCCGAGCGCCAGGCGCGCTACTACCCGCGCCTCATCGACGTGTACGGCGAGCTCATCCGCATCCTCGAGGAGGAGGGCGCGAAGGACCCCGCGGGGAAGATCGCCGTGGCCTCCAACCTCAAGAGCATGCACAACCGCTACAAGAACGCGGGCGGACAGCTCGCGGGCCTCAAGCGCGGGTCCCTGGTGGAGAAGCAGCGGGCGGCCGAGGCGGCGGTGGTGGCGTGGGCGGAGAAGCGCAAGGAGTCCGCGGGTGCGTTGAAGGCGCGCACGGAGCTGCTGGCGCAGCAGGCCGAGAAGGCGAAGACGTTCGAGCGCGAGTTCCTGCTCGACGTGCTGAAGGCCTCGGTGAAGGGGCCGTCGCTGGCGGTGACGCTGGTGCGGCTGTCGCAGGAGCGGGCGAAGCCGGACCTCGAGCGCAAGCCCGAGTTCATGGACCGGGAGCTGCCGCGGCTGAAGGACAGGCTGGAGCGCGAGCAGAAGAACTTCTTCGCGCCGGCGGACAAGCGGATGTTCCTCGCGCTGGTGCGGCGGGCCCAGACGCTCGGTGAGAGCGAGCGCATCGCGGCGGTGGACAAGCTCTTCGGCCGGACGTACGCGGAGAAGGAGGTGTCCGCGAAGATCGACGCCCTCTATACCGCCTCGAAGGTGCTGGACCTGACGGAGCGGCAGAAGATGTCGGGCGAGACGGAGGCGCAGCTGCGGGCGCGGAAGGATCCGCTGCTGGACTTTGGCTTCGACCTGGCGGCGGAGGTGGTGGCGCTGGACGAGCTGAGGGATCGGCGTGCTGGGGCGAGCGCGCGGCTGTTCCCCGAGTGGCGCCGGGCGGTGTTGGCGCAAGCGGGCAAGCCGGTGGCGCCGGACGCCAACAGCACGCTGCGGGTGACGTTCGCGAAGGTGAAGGGCTACTCGCCCCGCGACGGAGCCTTCTACACGCCGCAGACGACCCTGGCGGGCGTGATGGAGAAGCACACGGGCGAGGAGCCCTTCGACGTGCCGGACAAGGTGGCCGCCGCGGCCGAGGCGAAGCGCTACGGGCCGTGGGTGGACGCGCGGTTGAAGGACGTGCCGGTGAACTTCCTCGCGGACGCGGACACCACGGGGGGCAACTCGGGCAGCCCCACGGTGAACGGCAAGGGACAGTTGGTGGGCGTCAATTTCGACCGCGTGTGGGAGAACGTGTCGAACGACTTCGGCTACAACCCGGACGTAGCGCGCAACGTGAACGTGGACGTGCGCTACGTGCTGTGGCTGTTGGATCAGGTGGAGGACGCGGACGCGCTGCTTCGCGAGCTGGGCATCCGCAAGGGCCCCAAGGCCCAGGAGCGCCGCTGA
- a CDS encoding RNA polymerase sigma factor: MDAAVIALPPFAELYRQYRTRALAIARRIVGDADDAEDVVQDVFTRLAQRPTGFDGRSSCSTWLHRVMVNSSINWLRARKRRERLQHEPEAPASPENQAVGTEMQRHFEEALAKVNEQQRQVLWLREMRGYSYPEIASMLRIPEGTVKSALHRGRLRAQAEMKDRGLEP, from the coding sequence ATGGATGCCGCGGTCATCGCCCTTCCTCCCTTCGCCGAGCTGTACCGCCAGTACCGCACACGGGCACTGGCCATCGCACGCCGCATCGTGGGCGACGCGGACGACGCAGAGGATGTGGTGCAGGACGTCTTCACCCGCTTGGCTCAGCGCCCCACGGGTTTTGACGGTCGTTCGTCGTGTTCCACGTGGTTGCATCGTGTGATGGTGAACAGCAGCATCAACTGGCTGCGTGCCCGCAAGCGCCGCGAGCGGCTGCAGCACGAGCCCGAGGCCCCCGCCTCGCCCGAGAACCAGGCCGTGGGCACGGAGATGCAGCGGCACTTCGAAGAGGCTCTGGCCAAGGTGAATGAGCAGCAGCGTCAGGTCCTGTGGCTGCGGGAAATGCGCGGCTACAGCTACCCGGAGATCGCTTCCATGCTGCGCATCCCTGAAGGCACCGTGAAGAGCGCCTTGCACCGCGGCCGTCTGCGCGCCCAGGCTGAAATGAAGGACCGCGGCCTGGAGCCGTGA